Within the Pseudomonas orientalis genome, the region GCTCTGAATTCGAGGCCGGCATCGCGCCAACCCGCGCGGGCGAACTCACTCAGGTGGTATCACCGACCATGGTCGGTGCGTAGAGCTTAAAGAAGCGAAGGGTCCGTGCCCTTCGCTTTTCTCATGTGCGGACGCCTTGATGGCTGTGTTGATGCACATGAATAACAAGATTCCATTAGCCACGCCCGCTGACAACGGGCCAACGAAGAACTTTGAACCATGGCCACTATCCACGTAGACGGCAAAGCGCTCGAAGTCGATGGGGCGGACAACCTGTTACAGGCATGTCTGTCACTCGGCCTCGACATCCCGTATTTCTGCTGGCACCCCGCGCTTGGTAGCGTCGGTGCCTGTCGCCAGTGTGCGGTCAAGCAATACACCGACGAGAACGACACCCGTGGTCGTATCGTCATGTCCTGCATGACCCCAGCCACCGACAACACCTGGATCTCCATCGACGATGAAGAATCCAAGGCGTTCCGCGCCAGCGTGGTCGAATGGCTGATGACCAACCACCCCCACGACTGCCCGGTCTGTGAGGAAGGCGGTCACTGCCACCTGCAAGACATGACGGTGATGACCGGCCACAACGAGCGCCGCTATCGCTTCACCAAGCGTACCCACCAGAACCAGGACCTCGGCCCGTTCATTTCCCACGAGATGAACCGCTGCATCGCCTGCTACCGCTGCGTGCGCTTCTATAAAGACTACGCCGGCGGCACTGACCTCGGCGTATTCGGCGCCCACGACAACGTGTACTTCGGTCGCGTTGAAGACGGCGTGCTCGAGAGCGAATTCTCCGGCAACCTCACCGAGGTCTGCCCGACCGGTGTGTTCACCGACAAGACTCACTCCGAGCGCTACAACCGCAAGTGGGACATGCAGTTCGCGCCGAGCATCTGCCATGGTTGCTCCAGCGGTTGCAACATCTCCCCGGGCGAGCGCTACGGCGAACTGCGTCGTATCGAAAACCGCTTCAACGGTTCGGTCAACCAGTACTTCCTGTGCGACCGTGGCCGTTTCGGCTATGGCTACGTCAACCGCGAAGACCGCCCACGCCAGCCGCTGCTGGCCGATGGCGCCAAGCTGAGCCTGGACGCGGCGCTGGATAAAGCCGCCGACCTGTTGCGCGGGCGTAATATCGTCGGTATCGGTTCACCCCGCGCCAGCCTCGAAAGCAACTTCGCGTTGCGCGAACTGGTCGGCGCCGAACACTTCTACTGCGGCATCGAAGCCGGTGAACTGGAGCGCATCCGCCTGGTCCTGCAGGTGCTGAACGACAGCCCGCTGCCGGTGCCGAACATGCGCGACATCGAAGACCACGATGCGATCTTCGTGCTCGGTGAAGACCTGACCCAGACCGCCGCCCGCATCGCCCTGTCGCTGCGCCAGTCGGTCAAAGGCAAGGCCGAAGAAATGGCCGACGCCATGCGCGTACAGCCGTGGCTCGACGCGGCGGTGAAAAACATCGGCCAGCACGCGCTGAACCCGCTGTTTATCGCCTCGCTGGCAGAAACCAAGCTCGACGATATTGCCGAAGAATGCGTGCACGCTGCACCGGATGACCTGGCCCGTATCGGTTTCGCCGTGGCCCACGCCCTCGACGCCAGCGCGCCTGCCGTCGAAGGCCTGGACAGCGAAGCCGTCGAACTGGCCCAGCGCATCGCCGACGCCCTGCTGGCGGCCAAGCGCCCGTTGATCATTGCCGGTACCTCACTGGGTTCCAAGGCGCTGATCGAAGCCGCCGCCAACATCGCCAAGGCCCTGAAACTGCGCGACAAGAACGGCTCCATCAGTTTGGTCGTGCCGGAAGCCAACAGCCTCGGCCTGGCCATGCTCGGTGGCGAGTCCGTGGATGCCGCGCTGCAAGCAGTGACCGACGGCAATGCCGACGCTATCGTGGTGCTGGAAAACGACCTGTACACCCGCACCGCTGCCGCCAAGGTTGACGCTGCGCTGGACGCTGCCAAAGTTTTGATCGTTGCCGACCACCAGAAGACCGCCACCAGCGAGCGTGCCGACCTGGTGCTGCCAGCCGCCACCTTCGCCGAAGGCGACGGTACCCTGGTCAGCCAGGAAGGCCGCGCCCAGCGCTTCTTCCAGGTGTTCGATCCGAAGTACATGGACGCCAGCATCCTGGTGCACGAAGGCTGGCGCTGGCTGCATGCCCTGCGCGCCACCCTGCTGAACCAGCCGATTGACTGGACCCAGCTCGACCACGTCACCGCCGCCACCGCCGCGAGCGCGCCGCAACTGGCACGCATCGTCGACGCTGCACCGTCCGCCGCGTTCCGCATCAAGGGCCTGAAACTGGCCCGTGAACCGCTGCGCTACTCCGGGCGCACCGCCATGCGCGCCGACATCAGCGTGCATGAGCCGCGTACACCGCAAGACATCGACACCGCGTTCGCCTTCTCCATGGAAGGTTACTCGGGTTCGGCCGAACCGCGTCAGCAGGTGCCGTTTGCCTGGTCGCCGGGCTGGAACTCGCCGCAGGCCTGGAACAAGTTCCAGGACGAAGTCGGTGGTCACATCCGCGCGGGCGACCCGGGCACCCGCCTGATCGAAAGCAGCGGCGATTCGCTGAACTGGTTCGCGGCGGTACCGCGTCCGTTCAACCCGGCGCCGGGCACCTGGCAGGTCGTGCCGTTCTTCCACCTGTTCGGCAGCGAAGAAACCTCTTCCAAGGCCGCGCCGGTTCAAGAACGCATCCCCGCAGCCTACGTGTCGCTGGCCAAGTCCGAAGCCGACCGCCTGGGCGTCAACGACGGTGCCCTGCTCAGCCTGAGCGTGGCCGGCCAGACCCTGCGTCTGCCGCTGCGCATCAACGACGAGCTGGGCGCCGGCCTGGTTGCACTGCCAAAAGGCCTCGCCGGGATTCCTCCAGCGATCTTTGGCCACACCGTTGACGGTCTGCAGGAGGCAGCGCAATGACTTGGTTCACTCCTGAAGTGATCGACGTGATCATCTCGGTGGTCAAGGCCATCGTGATCCTGTTGGCCGTGGTCGTCGCGGGCGCCCTGCTCAGCTTCGTCGAACGTCGCCTGCTGGGCTGGTGGCAGGACCGTTACGGTCCGAACCGCGTCGGCCCGTTCGGCATGTTCCAGATCGCCGCCGACATGCTGAAAATGTTCTTCAAGGAAGACTGGACCCCGCCGTTCGCCGACAAGGTGATCTTCACCCTCGCGCCGGTCGTGGCCATGAGCGCCTTGCTGATCGCCTTCGCGATCATCCCGATCACCCCGACCTGGGGCGTGGCGGACCTGAACATTGGCCTGCTGTTCTTCTTCGCCATGGCCGGTTTGTCGGTGTATGCGGTGCTGTTCGCCGGTTGGTCGAGCAACAACAAGTTCGCCCTGCTCGGCAGCCTGCGCGCCTCGGCGCAAACCGTCTCCTATGAAGTGTTCATGGGCCTGGCACTGATGGGCATCGTGGTGCAGGTTGGCTCATTCAACATGCGCGACATCGTCGAGTACCAGGCGCAGAACCTGTGGTTCATCATTCCGCAGTTCTTCGGCTTCTGTACCTTCTTCATCGCGGGCGTGGCCGTGACTCACCGTCACCCCTTCGACCAGCCGGAAGCGGAACAGGAACTGGCCGACGGTTACCACATTGAATATGCCGGCATGAAATGGGGCATGTTCTTCGTCGGTGAGTACATCGGCATCATCTTGATCTCGGCCCTGCTGGTCACGCTGTTCTTCGGCGGCTGGCACGGCCCGTTCGGCATCCTGCCGCAGTTGGCCTTCTTCTGGTTCTTCCTGAAGACCGCGTTCTTCATCATGCTGTTCATCCTGCTGCGCGCCTCGATTCCGCGCCCGCGCTATGACCAGGTGATGGATTTCAGCTGGAGATTCTGCCTGCCGCTGACCCTGATCAATTTGCTGGTGACGGCTGCCGTCGTGTTGTTGAACACGCCGGCTGCCGCGGTTCAGTGAGGATTTGACCCATGTTCAAATATATTGGCGACATCGTTAAGGGTACCGGTACCCAGTTGCGAAGCCTGGTGATGGTGTTCGGTCACGGCTTTCGCAAACGCGACACCCTGCAATACCCGGAAGAGGCGGTGTACCTGCCGCCGCGCTATCGCGGCCGCATCGTACTGACCCGCGACCCCGATGGCGAAGAGCGTTGCGTAGCCTGCAACCTGTGCGCCGTGGCGTGCCCGGTAGGTTGCATCTCCCTGCAGAAAGCTGAAACCGAAGACGGTCGCTGGTACCCGGACTTCTTCCGCATCAACTTCTCGCGCTGCATTTTCTGCGGCCTGTGCGAGGAAGCTTGCCCGACCACCGCGATCCAGCTCACACCGGATTTCGAGATGGCCGAGTTCAAACGTCAGGACCTGGTGTACGAGAAAGAAGATCTGCTGATCTCTGGTCCCGGTAAAAACCCTGATTACAACTTCTATCGTGTTGCAGGTATGGCCGTTGCCGGTAAGCCAAAAGGCGCCGCACAAAACGAAGCCGAGCCGATCAACGTGAAGAGCTTGCTGCCTTAAGGAAGAAAGATGGAATTCGCTTTCTATTTCGCATCGGGTATCGCAGTGGTGTCCACGCTTCGCGTGATCACCAACACCAACCCCGTGCACGCCCTGCTCTACCTGATCATTTCGCTGATCGCCGTGGCCATGACCTTCTTTGCCCTCGGCGCACCGTTCGCCGGTGTACTGGAAGTGATCGCCTATGCCGGCGCCATCATGGTGCTGTTCGTGTTTGTGGTGATGATGCTCAACCTGGGGCCGGCTTCGGTCGCCCAGGAACGCGTCTGGCTCAAGCCCGGCATCTGGCTCGGCCCGGTTGTCCTCGCAGCCCTGCTGCTGGGTGAACTGCTGTATGTGCTGTTCGCTCACCAGAGCGGCCAGGCCATCGGCCACACCACCGTGGATGCGAAAGCCGTGGGCGTCAGCCTGTTCGGCCCGTACCTGCTGGTGGTCGAACTGGCTTCGATGCTGCTGCTTGCCGCAGCCATCACGGCCTTCCACTTGGGCCGCAACGAAGCCAAGGAGCAATGACGATGCCTGCTATCCCCTTGGAGCATGGTCTGGCGGTCGCCGGCATCCTGTTCTGCCTTGGCCTGGTCGGCCTGATGGTTCGCCGTAACATTTTGTTCGTGTTGATGAGCCTGGAAATCATGATGAACGCTGCGGCACTGGCGTTCATCGTGGCAGGCGCACGTTGGGGCCAGCCGGATGGACAAGTCATGTTCATCCTGGTGATCAGCCTGGCAGCCGCCGAGGCCAGCATTGGCCTGGCGATCCTGCTGCAACTGTATCGTCGCTTCCACACGCTTGATATCGACGCTGCCAGTGAGATGCGCGGATGAACATGATCTTTCTGACTTTCGTATTTCCCCTGATCGGTTTCCTGCTGCTGTCGTTCTCTCGCGGACGCTGGTCGGAGAACCTCTCGGCCCTGATCGGCGTAGGCTCGATTGGCTTGTCGGCCATCGTTGCCGCCTACGTCATCTGGCAATTCAACGTAGCGCCGCCTGAAGGCGGTCACTACACCCTGGTGCTGTGGCAGTGGATGTCGGTGGAGGGCTTCAAGCCCAACTTCGCCCTCTATGTCGACGGCCTGTCGATCACCATGCTCGGCGTGGTGGTGGGTGTGGGCTTCCTGATCCACCTGTTCGCGTCCTGGTACATGCGCGGTGAAGCGGGCTACTCGCGCTTCTTCTCGTACACCAACCTGTTTATCGCCAGCATGCTGTTCCTCGTGCTGGGCGATAACCTGTTGTTCCTGTACTTCGGCTGGGAAGGCGTGGGCCTGTGCTCTTACCTGTTGATCGGTTTCTACTACAGCAACCGCAACAACGGTAACGCCGCACTCAAGGCGTTTATCGTCACGCGGATCGGCGATGTGTTCATGGCCATCGGCCTGTTCATCCTGTTCCAACAGGTGGGCACGCTGAACATCCAGGAACTGCTGGTGCTGGCACCGCAGAAATTCCAGGTCGGCGACTTCTGGATCACCCTGGCGACCCTGATGCTGCTGGGCGGCGCCGTGGGTAAATCCGCGCAACTGCCACTGCAGACCTGGCTGGCGGACGCGATGGCCGGTCCTACCCCGGTGTCGGCACTGATCCACGCCGCGACCATGGTCACCGCCGGTGTCTACCTGATTGCCCGTACACACGGCCTGTTCACCCTGGCGCCGGACATCCTGCACCTGGTCGGCATCGTCGGCGGCGTGACCCTGGTACTGGCCGGCTTTGCCGCGCTGGTCCAAACCGACATCAAGCGTATCCTCGCCTACTCGACCATGAGCCAGATCGGCTACATGTTCCTGGCCCTGGGCGTCGGCGCCTGGGACGCGGCGATCTTCCACCTGATGACCCACGCCTTCTTCAAGGCCCTGCTGTTCCTTGCTTCCGGTGCGGTGATCGTTGCCTGCCATCACGAGCAGAACATCTTCAAGATGGGTGGCCTGTGGAAGAAACTGCCACTGGCCTACGCCAGCTTCATCGTCGGTGGTGCCGCCCTGGCCGCCCTGCCGCTGGTGACCGCAGGCTTCTACTCCAAGGATGAAATCCTCTGGGAAGCGTTTGCCAGCGGTAACCATAACCTGCTGTACGCAGGCCTGGTGGGCGCGTTCATGACCTCGCTGTACACCTTCCGCCTGATCTTCATCACCTTCCACGGTGAAGCCAAGACCGAAGCCCACGCAGGCCATGGCATCTCGCACTGGTTGCCGCTGTCGGTGCTGATCATCCTGTCGACGTTCATCGGCGCGCTGATCACCCCGCCATTGGCCGGTGTACTGCCGCAAAGCGTCGGCCATGCCGGCGGCGCCGACAAGCACAGCCTGGAGATCGCCTCGGGCGCCATCGCCATCGCCGGTATCCTGCTCGCAGCCCTGCTGTTCCTCGGCAAGCGTCGCCTGGTAACCGCCGTGGCCAACAGTGGCATTGGCCGTTTCCTCTCGGCCTGGTGGTTCGCCGCCTGGGGCTTCGACTGGATCTACGACAAACTGTTCGTCAAACCTTACCTTGCGATCAGCCACGTGCTGCGCAAAGACCCGCTCGACCAGACCATCGGTTTGATCCCGCGCGCCGCCAAGGCCGGTCACACCGCCCTGAGCCGCAGCGAGACCGGCCAATTGCGTTGGTACGCAGCGTCCATGGCGGCCGGTGCCGTGCTGGTGATCGGCGCCATCGTGGTGGTGGCGGTATGACTATGAACTTTGCGAACTTTGCAAACTTGCGAAAGGAAACGAGCCTGTCATGATTCTGCCCTGGCTAATCCTGATCCCCTTTATCGGCGGCCTGCTCTGCTGGATGGGTGAACGCTTCGGCGCCACCCTCCCCCGCTGGATTGCGTTGCTGACCATGTCCCTGGAACTCGCGCTCGGCCTCTGGCTGTGGGCCCACGGCGACTATTCATTCGCTCCGGCACCGGGTGTCGATCCCACCTTCGCGCTTGAATTCAAGCACGTGTGGATCCAGCGCTTCGGCATCAACGTGCACCTGGCGCTGGACGGCCTGTCGCTGTTGATGATCCTGCTGACCGGCCTGCTGGGTATCCTCTCGGTACTCTGCTCGTGGAAAGAGATCCAGCGTCACGTGGGCTTCTTCCACCTGAACCTGATGTGGATCCTGGGCGGCGTTGTCGGCGTGTTCCTGGCGCTGGACCTGTTCATGTTCTTCTTCTTCTGGGAAATGATGCTGGTGCCGATGTACTTCCTCATCGCGCTCTGGGGTCACAGTTCTTCGGACGGCAAGAAAACCCGGATCTACGCGGCGACCAAGTTCTTCATCTTCACCCAGGCCTCCGGCCTGATCATGTTGGTGGCGATCCTAGGCCTGGTCCTGGTCAACTTCAACAGCACCGGCGTGATCACGTTCAACTACGCCGACCTGTTGAAGACCAAGATGTCGCTGACCACCGAGTACGTGCTGATGCTGGGCTTCTTCATCGCGTTCGCGGTGAAGCTGCCGGTGGTGCCGTTCCACTCCTGGTTGCCTGACGCTCACGCCCAGGCGCCGACGGCCGGTTCCGTCGACCTCGCCGGTATCCTGTTGAAAACCGCTGCCTACGGCCTGCTGCGTTTCGCACTGCCGCTGTTCCCGAATGCCTCGGCCGAATTTGCGCCGATTGCCATGACCCTGGGTCTGATCGGGATTTTCTACGGCGCGTTCCTGGCCTTTGCGCAAACCGACATCAAGCGTCTGATTGCTTTCTCGTCCGTTTCCCACATGGGTTTCGTACTGATCGGTATCTACTCCGGCAGCCAGCTGGCGCTGCAAGGCGCGGTGATCCAGATGTTGGCCCACGGTGTTTCGGCCGCTGCCCTGTTTATCCTGAGTGGTCAGCTGTATGAGCGCCTGCACACCCGTGACATGCGTGAGATGGGTGGCGTGTGGTCGCGCATCGCTTACCTGCCGGCAATCAGCCTGTTCTTCGCCGCTGCGTCCCTGGGCCTGCCGGGTACCGGTAACTTCATCGGCGAGTTCCTGATCCTGATGGGGGCCTTCGTGCAGACGCCGTGGATCAGTGCCATTGCTACCTCCGGCCTGGTGTTCGGTTCGGTCTACTCGCTGATCATGATCCACCGCGCCTACTTCGGCCCGGCCAAGTCCGACACCGTCCTGCAAGGGATGGATGCGCGCGAACTGATCATGGTGCTCGGCCTTGCGGTGCTGCTGATCTACATCGGCGTATACCCGCAGCCGTTCCTGGACACGTCTGCCGCCACGATGCATGGCGTGCAGCAGTGGTTCGGCACCGCCTTCTCTCAACTCGCTTCGGCCCGGTAAGAGCGCTATGGAATTCACGATCCAACACTTTATCGCGCTTGCGCCGCTGCTGATCACCAGCCTCACCATTGTGGTGGTGATGCTGGCGATCGCCTGGCGCCGCAATCATTCGCAAACGTTCCTGCTGTCCTGTGCCGGGTTGAACCTGGCCCTGCTATCGATCATCCCGGCCCTCAAGGTCGCGCCACTGGCGGTCACGCCATTGATGATGGTCGATGACTTCGCCCTGCTGTACATCGCCCTGATCCTGGTGGCGACCCTGGCCTGTGTCACGCTCGCCCATGCCTACCTCGGCGAAGGCGCCGCCGGCTACCCGGGCAACAAGGAAGAGCTGTACCTGCTGATTCTGCTGGCTGCGGCCGGCGGTATCGTGCTGGTCAGCGCGCAGCACCTGGCCGGCCTGTTCATCGGCCTGGAACTGCTGTCGATCCCGACCTACGGCCTGGTGGCGTATGCCTTCTTCAGCAAGCGCTCCCTGGAAGCCGGCATCAAGTACATGGTGCTGTCGGCCGCAGGTTCCGCGTTCCTGTTGTTCGGTATGGCCCTGCTCTACGCCGAAGCCGGCAGCCTGAGCTTCACCGGTATCGGCCACGCCCTGGCCGCCACCAACAGCCCGGCGCCAATCGCCCAGTTGGGCCTGGCAATGATGCTGATCGGCCTGGCGTTCAAGCTGTCGCTGGTGCCCTTCCACCTGTGGACCCCGGACGTGTACGAAGGCGCCCCGGCGCCCGTGGCCGCGTTCCTGGCCACGGCGTCGAAGGTTGCCGTGTTTGCGGTGATGGTGCGTCTGTTCCAGATCTCGCCTGCGGCCAACACCGGCGTGCTGAGCAACGTGCTGACCGTGATCGCCATTGCGTCGATCCTGTTCGGCAACCTGCTGGCGCTGACCCAGAACAACCTCAAGCGTCTGCTGGGTTATTCTTCCATCGCCCACTTCGGCTACCTGCTGATCGCCCTGGTGGCGAGCAAAGGCCTGGCCGTGGAAGCCATCGGCGTGTACCTGGTCACCTACGTGATCACCAGCCTGGGTGCGTTCGGCGTCATCACCTTGATGTCGTCGCCGTACAAAGGCCGTGACGCCGACGCCCTGTACGAATACCGCGGCCTGTTCTGGCGCCGTCCGTACCTGACCGCCGTGCTGACCGTGATGATGTTGTCCCTGGCGGGTATCCCGCTGACGGCCGGCTTTATCGGCAAGTTCTACATCGTCGCCACCGGCGTCGAGGCCCACCAGTGGTGGCTGGTTGCGTCACTGGTGCTGGGCAGCGCCATTGGTGTGTTCTATTACCTGCGCGTGATGGTCACCCTGTACCTGATCGAGCCGAACCTGCGCCGTGTGGACGCCGAGCTGCATTGGGAACAGAAGGCAGGCGGCGTGATGCTGCTGGCCATCGCCCTGCTCGCGTTCTTCCTGGGCGTGTACCCGCAACCGTTGCTCACCTTGGTGCAGCATGCGGTGCTGGGGGTTTGATCGTTTAGGTTGGTGCAGTAAAAAGAACGGCGCCCTTGGGCGCCGTTCTTGCGTCTCAGAGGGAAACAATAGAGATGCAGTGCAACCACTATCGTCTTCGCGGGCAAGCCCACTCCCACAGGGGTATGCATTCCAAATGTGGGAGCGGGCTTGCCCGCGAAGGCGCCTGAACGGGCACTACGGAAGCGCCTTACCTAATACACAACTCCGTCTGACATACGGTCCCAACTTCCTTTCTTAGAGTGACCCGCTCATACGCAATCTACGTAGGAGTGACTATGACTCGCGATACCGCTTCAGAGCTAATCGAAGGCTTCGACGCCCTGGCCGATGAACGCCAGGGCAAGATCACCCTGCGTACTCATAAGGCGCAGCTCAACAAGCTCGACCCCCTCACCGCCGGAGAAGTGGTTGCAGTGCGCCAGCAACTCAACCTCTCCCGGTCGGTATTCGCCATGTACCTGCGTACCAACACCCGCACCCTGGAGAACTGGGAACAAGGCCGGGCCAAGCCCAATGCACAGGCTGTCACGTTGATACGACTGGTGGCGCGTTTTCCCGAGACCGTGGCGCAACTTGCGGCACTGGGCTGACCTGAAACAGCTGCAAAAAAACGCCCCGAATGTTCGGGGCGTTTTTTATAGGGCAATAACGTCAGAACGCGATACCGACCTTCAAACCATACTCATCACGCTTGAGCTTGGTATTGTCGGCTACATAGGAATCGTCATCGAGCTTGTACTCGGTGCGGGTGTAGTACAGGCCCGCCATTACCGGCAGGTTGCCCTTCTGGTTCATCAGCAGGCTGACTTCGGCGTAAGGGTTGGTGCGGTCCTTGAGGTCCACGCTGTCGCTGCCGACGCCGTCCACCTTGAGTTTGGCGCGGCCATCAATGGTATGTCGGGCGCCGGCTTCAACGCGCAGGGTCATGTCATCGAACTGATGGTTGTAGCCCAGGGCAGCCTTGGCGAACGGCGACTTGTTGGTGAGCTTCAGGTCGTAGCCGTTGGTGTCCGGCTCGTAGCGGGTCCAGGTGTAGCCACCGCCGACGATCACGTCGACGAAGTTGCGTGCGTCCAGGGCGGCACGCCAGCCGAGGTCGAGGTCGGCCTGGCCTTCCTTGAGCTTGTTGTCGCTCTTTTCGCCGTACTTGGCTTCGATACCGGCCTGGTAGATGAAGCCGGATTCGGCAGTGAGCTTATTGCCGAAGTTGTAGAACAGGCCCGCCTCGGGCATGTGGTCCTTGTCGCTTTCGCTACCGCCTTCGAGTTTGAAGTCGTTATAGCTGCCGAGGATCCCGAAGGTGGAAATCGGGTCGGTAGACGGTGCCGCGAACACCACGCCTGGTGCCGCCACCAGGGCCAGCCACGAGGTGTTCTTGAGGAAGTTTCCGAATAGTTTGGACATCGTTTACATCTCCATTTTTTGAGTGGGCAAAGTATTCAGGAATCAGTTCGAACCTTCGCATTTGCAAAAAGTTCGAACGAATGTGCACCAACATGGAGAAAAAACGGTTCAGCGAAGGCTCTAGCTCAAGACTCTTGGCCATTGATGCGGACTGGATGCGTCACTACGTCGCGCGCCCGTGCGAATTGTCATTTTGAATGAACCTTTACGCGCGGCTGCCTATCCATCTATAACAAGACAGGGAGGCAACATGAGTACCGCAAAAATCTACACCATCAACTATCAACTGCACGGTAAACCCAAGTCTTTTGTAGTGCGCGCCGAGGTGATGAACAGCACCGAAG harbors:
- the nuoG gene encoding NADH-quinone oxidoreductase subunit NuoG, coding for MATIHVDGKALEVDGADNLLQACLSLGLDIPYFCWHPALGSVGACRQCAVKQYTDENDTRGRIVMSCMTPATDNTWISIDDEESKAFRASVVEWLMTNHPHDCPVCEEGGHCHLQDMTVMTGHNERRYRFTKRTHQNQDLGPFISHEMNRCIACYRCVRFYKDYAGGTDLGVFGAHDNVYFGRVEDGVLESEFSGNLTEVCPTGVFTDKTHSERYNRKWDMQFAPSICHGCSSGCNISPGERYGELRRIENRFNGSVNQYFLCDRGRFGYGYVNREDRPRQPLLADGAKLSLDAALDKAADLLRGRNIVGIGSPRASLESNFALRELVGAEHFYCGIEAGELERIRLVLQVLNDSPLPVPNMRDIEDHDAIFVLGEDLTQTAARIALSLRQSVKGKAEEMADAMRVQPWLDAAVKNIGQHALNPLFIASLAETKLDDIAEECVHAAPDDLARIGFAVAHALDASAPAVEGLDSEAVELAQRIADALLAAKRPLIIAGTSLGSKALIEAAANIAKALKLRDKNGSISLVVPEANSLGLAMLGGESVDAALQAVTDGNADAIVVLENDLYTRTAAAKVDAALDAAKVLIVADHQKTATSERADLVLPAATFAEGDGTLVSQEGRAQRFFQVFDPKYMDASILVHEGWRWLHALRATLLNQPIDWTQLDHVTAATAASAPQLARIVDAAPSAAFRIKGLKLAREPLRYSGRTAMRADISVHEPRTPQDIDTAFAFSMEGYSGSAEPRQQVPFAWSPGWNSPQAWNKFQDEVGGHIRAGDPGTRLIESSGDSLNWFAAVPRPFNPAPGTWQVVPFFHLFGSEETSSKAAPVQERIPAAYVSLAKSEADRLGVNDGALLSLSVAGQTLRLPLRINDELGAGLVALPKGLAGIPPAIFGHTVDGLQEAAQ
- the nuoH gene encoding NADH-quinone oxidoreductase subunit NuoH, which translates into the protein MTWFTPEVIDVIISVVKAIVILLAVVVAGALLSFVERRLLGWWQDRYGPNRVGPFGMFQIAADMLKMFFKEDWTPPFADKVIFTLAPVVAMSALLIAFAIIPITPTWGVADLNIGLLFFFAMAGLSVYAVLFAGWSSNNKFALLGSLRASAQTVSYEVFMGLALMGIVVQVGSFNMRDIVEYQAQNLWFIIPQFFGFCTFFIAGVAVTHRHPFDQPEAEQELADGYHIEYAGMKWGMFFVGEYIGIILISALLVTLFFGGWHGPFGILPQLAFFWFFLKTAFFIMLFILLRASIPRPRYDQVMDFSWRFCLPLTLINLLVTAAVVLLNTPAAAVQ
- the nuoI gene encoding NADH-quinone oxidoreductase subunit NuoI; translation: MFKYIGDIVKGTGTQLRSLVMVFGHGFRKRDTLQYPEEAVYLPPRYRGRIVLTRDPDGEERCVACNLCAVACPVGCISLQKAETEDGRWYPDFFRINFSRCIFCGLCEEACPTTAIQLTPDFEMAEFKRQDLVYEKEDLLISGPGKNPDYNFYRVAGMAVAGKPKGAAQNEAEPINVKSLLP
- the nuoJ gene encoding NADH-quinone oxidoreductase subunit J is translated as MEFAFYFASGIAVVSTLRVITNTNPVHALLYLIISLIAVAMTFFALGAPFAGVLEVIAYAGAIMVLFVFVVMMLNLGPASVAQERVWLKPGIWLGPVVLAALLLGELLYVLFAHQSGQAIGHTTVDAKAVGVSLFGPYLLVVELASMLLLAAAITAFHLGRNEAKEQ
- the nuoK gene encoding NADH-quinone oxidoreductase subunit NuoK, translating into MPAIPLEHGLAVAGILFCLGLVGLMVRRNILFVLMSLEIMMNAAALAFIVAGARWGQPDGQVMFILVISLAAAEASIGLAILLQLYRRFHTLDIDAASEMRG
- the nuoL gene encoding NADH-quinone oxidoreductase subunit L, translated to MNMIFLTFVFPLIGFLLLSFSRGRWSENLSALIGVGSIGLSAIVAAYVIWQFNVAPPEGGHYTLVLWQWMSVEGFKPNFALYVDGLSITMLGVVVGVGFLIHLFASWYMRGEAGYSRFFSYTNLFIASMLFLVLGDNLLFLYFGWEGVGLCSYLLIGFYYSNRNNGNAALKAFIVTRIGDVFMAIGLFILFQQVGTLNIQELLVLAPQKFQVGDFWITLATLMLLGGAVGKSAQLPLQTWLADAMAGPTPVSALIHAATMVTAGVYLIARTHGLFTLAPDILHLVGIVGGVTLVLAGFAALVQTDIKRILAYSTMSQIGYMFLALGVGAWDAAIFHLMTHAFFKALLFLASGAVIVACHHEQNIFKMGGLWKKLPLAYASFIVGGAALAALPLVTAGFYSKDEILWEAFASGNHNLLYAGLVGAFMTSLYTFRLIFITFHGEAKTEAHAGHGISHWLPLSVLIILSTFIGALITPPLAGVLPQSVGHAGGADKHSLEIASGAIAIAGILLAALLFLGKRRLVTAVANSGIGRFLSAWWFAAWGFDWIYDKLFVKPYLAISHVLRKDPLDQTIGLIPRAAKAGHTALSRSETGQLRWYAASMAAGAVLVIGAIVVVAV
- the nuoM gene encoding NADH-quinone oxidoreductase subunit M; its protein translation is MILPWLILIPFIGGLLCWMGERFGATLPRWIALLTMSLELALGLWLWAHGDYSFAPAPGVDPTFALEFKHVWIQRFGINVHLALDGLSLLMILLTGLLGILSVLCSWKEIQRHVGFFHLNLMWILGGVVGVFLALDLFMFFFFWEMMLVPMYFLIALWGHSSSDGKKTRIYAATKFFIFTQASGLIMLVAILGLVLVNFNSTGVITFNYADLLKTKMSLTTEYVLMLGFFIAFAVKLPVVPFHSWLPDAHAQAPTAGSVDLAGILLKTAAYGLLRFALPLFPNASAEFAPIAMTLGLIGIFYGAFLAFAQTDIKRLIAFSSVSHMGFVLIGIYSGSQLALQGAVIQMLAHGVSAAALFILSGQLYERLHTRDMREMGGVWSRIAYLPAISLFFAAASLGLPGTGNFIGEFLILMGAFVQTPWISAIATSGLVFGSVYSLIMIHRAYFGPAKSDTVLQGMDARELIMVLGLAVLLIYIGVYPQPFLDTSAATMHGVQQWFGTAFSQLASAR
- the nuoN gene encoding NADH-quinone oxidoreductase subunit NuoN, with amino-acid sequence MEFTIQHFIALAPLLITSLTIVVVMLAIAWRRNHSQTFLLSCAGLNLALLSIIPALKVAPLAVTPLMMVDDFALLYIALILVATLACVTLAHAYLGEGAAGYPGNKEELYLLILLAAAGGIVLVSAQHLAGLFIGLELLSIPTYGLVAYAFFSKRSLEAGIKYMVLSAAGSAFLLFGMALLYAEAGSLSFTGIGHALAATNSPAPIAQLGLAMMLIGLAFKLSLVPFHLWTPDVYEGAPAPVAAFLATASKVAVFAVMVRLFQISPAANTGVLSNVLTVIAIASILFGNLLALTQNNLKRLLGYSSIAHFGYLLIALVASKGLAVEAIGVYLVTYVITSLGAFGVITLMSSPYKGRDADALYEYRGLFWRRPYLTAVLTVMMLSLAGIPLTAGFIGKFYIVATGVEAHQWWLVASLVLGSAIGVFYYLRVMVTLYLIEPNLRRVDAELHWEQKAGGVMLLAIALLAFFLGVYPQPLLTLVQHAVLGV
- a CDS encoding helix-turn-helix domain-containing protein, translated to MTRDTASELIEGFDALADERQGKITLRTHKAQLNKLDPLTAGEVVAVRQQLNLSRSVFAMYLRTNTRTLENWEQGRAKPNAQAVTLIRLVARFPETVAQLAALG